The proteins below come from a single Parageobacillus toebii NBRC 107807 genomic window:
- a CDS encoding leucine dehydrogenase — MELFKYMEKYDYEQLLFCQDKESGLKAIIAIHDTTLGPALGGTRMWMYNSEEEAIEDALRLARGMTYKNAAAGLNLGGGKTVIIGDPRKDKNEAMFRAFGRFIQGLNGRYITAEDVGTTVEDMDIIYQETDYVTGISPEFGSSGNPSPATAYGVYRGMKAAAKEAFGSDSLEGKVVAVQGVGNVAYHLCRHLHEEGAQLIVTDINKEAVQRAVEEFGAKAVDPNDIYGVDCDIFAPCALGGIINDQTIPQLKAKVIAGSANNQLKEARHGDIIHEMGIVYAPDYVINAGGVINVADELYGYNRERAMKKIEQIYDNIEKVFAIAKRDGIPTYKAADRLAEERIETMRKSRSQFLQNGHHILSRRRGR; from the coding sequence ATGGAACTGTTTAAATACATGGAAAAATACGATTATGAACAATTGCTGTTTTGCCAAGATAAAGAATCGGGATTGAAAGCGATCATCGCTATTCACGATACAACGCTCGGACCGGCGCTAGGCGGTACGCGCATGTGGATGTATAACTCGGAAGAAGAAGCGATTGAAGATGCGCTCCGCTTAGCCCGCGGCATGACGTATAAAAACGCTGCGGCAGGGCTCAACCTTGGCGGCGGAAAAACGGTCATTATCGGTGACCCGCGCAAAGATAAAAATGAAGCGATGTTCCGCGCGTTCGGCCGCTTTATTCAAGGATTAAACGGCCGCTATATTACAGCGGAAGATGTTGGTACAACGGTGGAAGACATGGATATTATTTATCAAGAAACAGATTATGTCACAGGAATTTCCCCTGAATTTGGTTCTTCCGGAAATCCATCTCCCGCAACCGCCTATGGTGTTTATCGCGGTATGAAAGCGGCGGCAAAAGAAGCATTTGGCAGCGATTCATTAGAGGGAAAAGTCGTTGCTGTGCAAGGGGTCGGCAATGTCGCCTATCATTTATGCCGTCATCTTCATGAAGAAGGGGCGCAACTTATTGTTACTGACATTAACAAAGAAGCGGTGCAGCGCGCCGTTGAAGAATTTGGCGCCAAAGCGGTAGATCCGAACGATATTTACGGCGTCGATTGCGACATTTTTGCTCCATGTGCGCTTGGCGGGATTATTAACGACCAAACGATTCCGCAATTAAAAGCGAAAGTCATTGCCGGTTCGGCGAACAACCAGCTAAAAGAGGCAAGACATGGCGATATCATTCATGAAATGGGCATCGTGTACGCGCCGGATTATGTCATCAATGCCGGCGGCGTCATTAACGTTGCCGATGAGTTGTACGGCTACAATCGCGAGCGTGCAATGAAAAAAATCGAACAAATTTACGACAATATCGAAAAAGTATTTGCGATTGCCAAACGTGATGGTATTCCAACATATAAAGCGGCAGACCGCCTTGCGGAGGAACGGATTGAAACGATGCGCAAGTCCCGCAGCCAATTTTTACAAAACGGCCATCACATTTTAAGTCGACGTCGCGGTCGTTAA
- the lpdA gene encoding dihydrolipoyl dehydrogenase has protein sequence MAKEYDLVILGGGTGGYVAAIRASQLGLKTAVVEKGKLGGTCLHAGCIPSKALLRSAEVYAQTKNSETFGVMASDVRLDFAKVQARKAAIIEQLHKGVQHLMKKGKIDVYAGTGRILGPSIFSPMPGTISVEMNDGSENEMLVPKNVIIATGSRPRTLPGLDIDGKLVMTSDEALQMETLPSSIIIVGGGVIGIEWASMLNDFGVDVTVLEYAERILPTEDRDVSKEVEKLLKRRGITIVAGAKVLPETLEKGNGVTIKAEYNGEQKTFTAEKMLVSVGRQANIEGIGLENTDIVVEKGFIQTNEFYQTKESHIYAIGDVIGGLQLAHVASHEGIVAVEHIAGQNPSPIDYTMISKCVYSRPEVASVGLTEEEAKAKGYDVKVGKFPFKAIGKALVFGEAEGFVKIVADQKTNDLLGVHMVGPHVTDMISEAGLARVLDATPWEVAHTIHPHPTLSEAMAEAALAVDGKAIHF, from the coding sequence ATGGCAAAAGAATATGATCTTGTCATCCTTGGCGGCGGCACCGGAGGATATGTGGCAGCGATTCGCGCTTCCCAGCTAGGGCTAAAAACAGCCGTTGTCGAAAAAGGCAAGCTGGGCGGAACGTGTCTGCATGCCGGCTGCATTCCAAGCAAGGCGCTGCTGCGAAGCGCGGAAGTATACGCACAAACGAAAAACAGCGAAACGTTCGGAGTCATGGCAAGCGATGTACGCCTTGACTTCGCCAAAGTGCAGGCGCGCAAAGCAGCCATTATCGAACAGCTCCATAAAGGCGTTCAACACTTAATGAAAAAAGGAAAAATTGACGTTTATGCCGGAACTGGGCGCATTTTAGGCCCATCCATTTTCTCGCCGATGCCGGGGACGATTTCCGTGGAAATGAATGACGGTTCGGAAAACGAGATGCTCGTGCCGAAAAATGTTATCATCGCCACAGGTTCGCGTCCGCGGACGCTGCCAGGCCTTGACATTGACGGCAAATTGGTCATGACATCCGATGAAGCGCTGCAAATGGAAACACTTCCTTCTTCCATTATTATCGTCGGCGGCGGTGTCATTGGCATTGAATGGGCATCGATGCTGAATGATTTTGGGGTCGACGTGACGGTATTGGAATACGCGGAGCGAATTTTGCCAACCGAAGACCGCGATGTATCCAAGGAAGTAGAAAAGCTTCTTAAGCGCCGCGGCATTACGATTGTCGCAGGGGCAAAAGTCTTGCCGGAAACGTTGGAAAAAGGAAATGGTGTGACGATTAAAGCGGAATATAACGGCGAGCAAAAAACGTTTACCGCCGAAAAAATGCTCGTTTCCGTCGGCCGCCAGGCAAACATTGAAGGAATCGGCTTAGAAAATACCGATATTGTCGTCGAAAAGGGATTTATTCAAACGAACGAGTTTTACCAAACGAAAGAATCGCATATTTATGCGATTGGCGATGTCATCGGCGGCTTGCAGCTAGCACATGTAGCATCCCATGAAGGCATCGTTGCTGTCGAGCATATTGCCGGCCAAAATCCATCGCCGATCGACTATACCATGATTTCGAAATGCGTCTACAGCCGTCCGGAAGTCGCAAGCGTCGGCTTAACGGAAGAAGAAGCGAAAGCAAAAGGATATGATGTCAAAGTCGGCAAATTCCCGTTTAAAGCGATCGGCAAAGCGCTCGTGTTTGGCGAAGCGGAAGGATTTGTGAAAATCGTGGCCGATCAAAAAACGAACGACTTGCTTGGCGTTCATATGGTAGGACCTCACGTTACCGATATGATTTCCGAAGCGGGACTCGCTCGCGTGCTGGATGCGACGCCGTGGGAAGTCGCGCATACGATTCATCCGCATCCAACGTTATCAGAAGCGATGGCAGAAGCGGCGCTTGCCGTGGATGGAAAAGCGATTCATTTTTAA
- a CDS encoding dihydrolipoamide acetyltransferase family protein — protein MAIEQLTMPQLGESVTEGTISKWLVSVGDKVNKYDPIAEVMTDKVNAEIPSSFTGVIKEIIANEGETLPVGAVICTIEVEGEGTAAEAKQEEAPKAEETKGAAAQAPKKADRANKGRYSPAVLRLAQEHNIDLEQVQGTGLGGRITRKDLLKLIESGNIPKAGGQPAASSQPAPQPTPVQEAPKAEPAAVPKQAATSVPVHAGDIEIPVTPVRKAIATNMLRSKHEAPHAWTMVEVDVTNLVAYRDSIKDEFKKREGFNLTYFAFFVKAVAQALKEFPQINSMWAGDKIVQKKDINISIAVATDDALFVPVIKHADEKSIKGIAREIAELAAKARAGKLRPEDMQGGTFTVNNTGSFGSVQSMGIINYPQAAILQVESIVKRPVVKDGMIAIRDMVNLCLSLDHRVLDGLICGRFLARVKEILENISKDNTPIY, from the coding sequence GTGGCAATTGAACAACTTACCATGCCCCAGCTCGGGGAAAGCGTCACCGAAGGAACGATCAGCAAATGGCTTGTATCTGTCGGCGACAAAGTAAACAAATACGATCCGATCGCCGAAGTTATGACAGATAAAGTGAATGCGGAAATTCCTTCGTCATTTACGGGCGTGATCAAAGAAATTATCGCGAATGAAGGAGAAACGCTGCCGGTTGGCGCCGTGATTTGTACGATCGAAGTGGAAGGCGAAGGAACAGCAGCGGAAGCGAAACAAGAGGAAGCACCGAAAGCAGAAGAGACAAAAGGAGCAGCTGCTCAAGCGCCAAAAAAAGCGGATCGGGCCAATAAAGGCCGCTATTCGCCAGCTGTTCTTCGCCTCGCTCAAGAACATAATATTGATTTAGAGCAAGTGCAAGGAACGGGACTGGGAGGACGGATTACGCGCAAAGATTTGTTAAAGCTCATCGAATCCGGAAATATTCCGAAAGCCGGTGGGCAGCCGGCCGCTTCATCCCAGCCTGCACCGCAGCCAACACCAGTGCAAGAAGCGCCGAAAGCAGAACCCGCAGCTGTTCCAAAACAGGCGGCGACAAGCGTTCCTGTTCATGCAGGCGACATCGAAATTCCAGTCACCCCTGTGCGCAAAGCGATCGCCACGAATATGCTTCGCAGCAAACACGAAGCGCCGCACGCATGGACGATGGTCGAAGTCGATGTGACGAACTTAGTGGCATATCGCGACTCGATCAAAGACGAATTCAAAAAACGCGAAGGCTTCAATTTAACATATTTTGCCTTCTTCGTCAAAGCGGTCGCGCAAGCATTGAAAGAATTCCCACAGATCAACTCGATGTGGGCAGGCGACAAAATTGTCCAGAAAAAAGACATCAACATCTCGATCGCAGTGGCAACAGATGATGCGTTATTTGTTCCAGTCATTAAGCACGCCGACGAAAAATCGATCAAAGGCATCGCACGCGAAATCGCCGAGCTGGCCGCAAAGGCGCGCGCCGGCAAACTTCGCCCGGAAGATATGCAAGGCGGCACGTTTACGGTGAACAACACCGGTTCCTTCGGCTCCGTGCAATCGATGGGCATTATCAACTATCCACAAGCGGCGATTTTGCAAGTGGAATCGATCGTCAAACGCCCGGTTGTCAAAGACGGCATGATTGCCATCCGCGATATGGTCAACTTATGTCTATCCCTTGACCACCGCGTTTTGGACGGCTTAATCTGCGGCCGCTTCCTTGCGCGCGTCAAAGAAATTTTAGAAAACATATCCAAAGATAATACGCCGATTTATTAA
- a CDS encoding alpha-ketoacid dehydrogenase subunit beta, whose product MPVISYIDAVTMAIREEMERDPRVFVLGEDVGKKGGVFKATQGLYEQFGEERVIDTPLSESAIVGVGIGAAMYGLRPIAEIQFADFIMPAVNQIISEAARIRYRSNNDWNCPIVIRAPYGGGVHGALYHSQSVEAIFANQPGLKIVMPSTPYDVKGLLKAAIRDEDPVLFFEHKRAYRLIKGEVPEGDYVLPIGKADVKREGDDITVITYGLCVHFALQAAERVAQDGISAHILDLRTVYPLDKEAIIEAASKTGKVLLITEDNKEGSVMSEVAAIIAEHCLFDLDAPIMRLAGPDVPAMPYAPTMEKFFMVNPDKVEKAMRELAAF is encoded by the coding sequence ATGCCAGTGATTTCCTATATTGATGCTGTGACGATGGCGATTCGCGAGGAAATGGAACGCGACCCGCGCGTCTTCGTATTAGGAGAAGATGTTGGAAAAAAGGGCGGGGTGTTTAAAGCAACGCAAGGATTGTATGAACAGTTCGGCGAAGAACGTGTCATTGATACCCCGTTATCTGAATCTGCGATCGTTGGGGTCGGAATCGGTGCGGCGATGTACGGATTGCGCCCAATTGCTGAAATTCAATTTGCTGATTTCATCATGCCTGCGGTCAACCAAATTATTTCGGAAGCGGCGCGGATTCGCTACCGCTCCAATAATGACTGGAACTGTCCGATCGTCATCCGTGCTCCATACGGCGGCGGCGTTCACGGCGCCTTATACCATTCGCAATCAGTGGAGGCGATTTTTGCGAACCAGCCAGGTTTAAAAATTGTCATGCCATCGACACCATATGATGTAAAAGGGTTATTAAAAGCGGCGATTCGCGATGAAGACCCGGTGCTTTTCTTTGAACATAAGCGCGCGTATCGTCTGATTAAAGGAGAAGTGCCGGAAGGAGATTATGTATTGCCAATCGGCAAAGCAGACGTTAAACGCGAGGGCGACGATATTACCGTTATTACGTATGGATTATGTGTTCATTTTGCGCTGCAAGCGGCAGAACGGGTAGCGCAAGATGGCATTTCCGCGCACATCCTTGATTTGCGTACGGTATATCCGCTAGATAAAGAAGCGATTATCGAAGCGGCAAGCAAAACAGGAAAAGTGCTGCTGATTACGGAAGATAACAAAGAAGGAAGCGTCATGAGCGAAGTGGCCGCCATTATCGCCGAACATTGCTTGTTTGATTTAGACGCGCCAATTATGCGCCTTGCCGGCCCGGACGTCCCGGCGATGCCATACGCACCGACGATGGAAAAATTCTTTATGGTGAACCCGGACAAGGTCGAAAAGGCAATGCGCGAGCTAGCGGCGTTTTAA
- a CDS encoding thiamine pyrophosphate-dependent dehydrogenase E1 component subunit alpha → MAENRHQALGLSDETVLQMYETMLLARKIDERMWLLNRAGKIPFVISCQGQEAAQVGAAFALDRTKDYVLPYYRDMGVVLTFGMTPTELMLSAFAKAEDPNSGGRQMPGHFGKKKNRIVTGSSPVTTQVPHAVGIALAAKMEKKDFIAFVTFGEGSSNQGDFHEGANFAGVHKLPVIFMCENNKYAISVPISKQLACEKVSDRAIGYGMPGYTVDGNDPLEVYKVVKEAADRARRGEGPTLIETVSYRLTSHSSDDDQRAYRSEEELEEARAKDPIISFAKYLKEAGVLTDELEKEIHDRVMKQVDEATDYAEKAPYAEPEHALKYVYAEK, encoded by the coding sequence ATGGCTGAAAATCGTCACCAAGCGCTAGGCTTAAGCGATGAAACGGTATTGCAAATGTATGAAACGATGTTGTTGGCTCGTAAAATCGACGAGCGTATGTGGTTATTAAACCGCGCTGGAAAAATTCCGTTCGTTATCTCCTGCCAAGGGCAGGAAGCGGCGCAAGTCGGCGCGGCGTTTGCCCTTGATCGTACGAAAGATTATGTTTTGCCTTACTACCGTGATATGGGCGTTGTTTTAACATTCGGGATGACGCCGACGGAATTAATGCTTTCCGCGTTTGCGAAAGCGGAAGATCCAAACTCCGGCGGCCGGCAAATGCCAGGCCACTTCGGGAAAAAGAAAAATCGCATCGTAACCGGCTCATCTCCAGTAACGACGCAAGTGCCGCATGCGGTTGGCATTGCGCTGGCGGCAAAAATGGAGAAGAAAGATTTTATCGCGTTTGTCACGTTTGGGGAAGGTTCATCAAACCAAGGCGATTTCCATGAAGGAGCGAACTTTGCCGGCGTGCATAAATTGCCTGTTATTTTCATGTGCGAAAATAACAAATACGCGATTTCTGTGCCAATTTCAAAACAATTGGCGTGCGAAAAAGTATCGGACCGCGCCATCGGTTACGGTATGCCGGGCTATACGGTAGACGGAAACGATCCGCTTGAAGTGTACAAAGTCGTGAAAGAGGCAGCTGATCGTGCCCGCCGCGGTGAAGGACCGACATTGATTGAAACGGTTTCCTATCGTTTAACCTCGCATTCTTCCGACGACGATCAACGCGCATACCGGTCCGAAGAAGAATTAGAAGAAGCGCGTGCCAAAGACCCGATTATTTCGTTTGCGAAATATTTAAAAGAAGCCGGTGTGTTAACAGACGAACTAGAAAAAGAAATTCATGACCGCGTCATGAAACAGGTGGACGAAGCGACCGATTATGCGGAAAAGGCGCCATACGCGGAACCAGAACATGCCTTAAAGTACGTATATGCAGAGAAGTAA
- the buk gene encoding butyrate kinase, producing MQEQKFRILTINPGSTSTKIGVFEDERSIFEKTIRHDAETLQRYPSIIDQYEFRKQTILDALDEEGINLSKLSAVCGRGGLLRPIEGGTYRVNEQMLEDLKKGYSGQHASNLGGILAHEIASALNIPAFIVDPVVVDELEPIARISGFALIERRSIFHALNQKAVARRVAKQLGKPYEELNLIVAHMGGGITVGAHKKGRVVDVNNGLDGEGPFSPERAGTVPAGDLVSLCFSGEYYRDEVMSMLVGKGGLVGYLGTNDAVKVEKMIEAGDEKAKLIYSAMAYQVAKEIGAASAVLAGKVDAIILTGGLAYGKQFVKEIIDRVNWIADVFVHPGENELQALAEGALRVLRGEEKDKVYPSGNVAHTTVLR from the coding sequence TTGCAAGAGCAGAAGTTTCGCATTTTAACCATTAATCCTGGATCGACCTCGACAAAAATTGGTGTGTTTGAAGATGAACGCTCCATTTTTGAAAAAACGATTCGCCATGACGCGGAAACGCTGCAGCGCTATCCATCGATTATTGATCAATATGAGTTTCGTAAACAAACGATTTTAGACGCGCTTGATGAAGAAGGCATCAATCTTTCCAAATTAAGCGCTGTTTGCGGCCGCGGCGGACTTTTGCGCCCGATTGAAGGCGGAACGTACCGCGTCAATGAGCAAATGCTGGAAGATTTGAAAAAAGGCTATTCTGGGCAGCACGCTTCCAATCTTGGCGGCATTTTGGCGCATGAAATTGCTTCGGCGCTAAATATCCCCGCGTTTATTGTTGACCCTGTTGTTGTCGATGAACTGGAACCAATTGCCCGCATTTCGGGATTTGCGCTGATTGAACGAAGAAGCATTTTTCATGCGCTAAACCAAAAGGCGGTAGCACGCCGTGTCGCCAAGCAGCTTGGCAAACCATATGAAGAACTGAACCTGATTGTCGCTCATATGGGCGGCGGGATTACCGTCGGCGCTCATAAAAAAGGTCGAGTGGTGGATGTGAATAACGGTTTGGACGGGGAAGGACCGTTCAGCCCAGAGCGAGCCGGTACGGTGCCTGCGGGAGATCTCGTTTCGCTATGTTTCTCGGGAGAGTATTATCGTGATGAGGTAATGAGCATGCTCGTTGGAAAAGGCGGGTTAGTCGGTTACCTTGGCACGAATGATGCCGTGAAAGTCGAAAAAATGATCGAAGCGGGAGATGAAAAAGCAAAGCTTATCTATAGCGCAATGGCCTATCAAGTGGCGAAAGAAATTGGTGCAGCAAGCGCCGTATTGGCGGGAAAAGTCGACGCGATTATTTTAACAGGAGGACTTGCATACGGAAAACAATTTGTGAAAGAAATTATTGATCGTGTGAACTGGATTGCCGATGTGTTTGTCCACCCGGGTGAAAACGAGTTGCAAGCGCTTGCGGAAGGGGCGTTGCGCGTGTTGCGCGGCGAAGAAAAAGACAAAGTATATCCGAGCGGGAATGTGGCACACACAACCGTTTTGCGATAG
- the yqiS gene encoding phosphate butyryltransferase yields the protein MKLQSLIDHATKYTDMTVAVAAAEDEEVIDAVTMAIDRHFGKFVLYGDREQIVQLLRRKGYENSRHIEIVHANSTVQAAELAVKAVHFNEANVLMKGNIPTATLLKAVLNKEYGLRTGKVLSHVAVFEVAGYDRFIIVTDAAMNISPDLEQKAQIVANAVAVARSIGIDVPKVAPLAAVEVVNPAMPATVDAAALTTMQKRGQIKDCIIDGPLALDNAVSAIAAEHKRIDSEVAGRADILLVPDIEAGNMLYKSLVYFANAKVGAVIAGAKAPIVLTSRADSAESKLYSLALAVCSASK from the coding sequence ATGAAGCTGCAATCGTTGATCGATCATGCAACCAAATATACCGATATGACGGTAGCCGTCGCGGCAGCGGAAGATGAAGAAGTAATTGATGCCGTAACGATGGCGATCGATCGCCATTTCGGAAAGTTTGTGTTGTATGGAGACCGTGAACAAATTGTGCAACTGTTGAGGCGAAAAGGCTATGAGAATTCCAGACATATTGAAATCGTCCATGCCAATTCCACTGTGCAAGCCGCTGAGCTGGCGGTAAAAGCCGTTCACTTCAATGAGGCAAATGTCTTGATGAAAGGGAACATCCCGACCGCTACGCTTTTAAAAGCGGTGTTAAACAAAGAGTATGGTTTGCGCACGGGAAAGGTGCTTTCCCATGTCGCGGTATTTGAAGTTGCCGGCTATGACCGTTTCATTATTGTGACGGATGCCGCGATGAATATTTCACCTGATTTAGAACAAAAAGCGCAGATTGTGGCGAATGCCGTTGCCGTAGCCCGGTCAATTGGCATTGACGTGCCGAAAGTGGCGCCGCTTGCGGCGGTGGAAGTAGTCAACCCAGCGATGCCGGCTACCGTTGATGCGGCAGCGCTGACCACGATGCAAAAACGCGGACAAATAAAAGATTGCATCATTGATGGACCGCTTGCCCTCGACAATGCTGTTTCGGCTATAGCGGCGGAGCATAAGCGCATTGACAGCGAAGTGGCGGGAAGGGCAGATATTTTGCTTGTTCCTGACATTGAAGCGGGAAACATGCTATATAAGTCACTTGTTTATTTTGCCAATGCCAAAGTCGGGGCCGTCATCGCTGGGGCGAAGGCACCGATTGTCCTTACATCACGCGCCGATTCGGCGGAAAGCAAATTATATTCGTTAGCGCTCGCGGTTTGTTCCGCGTCCAAATAA
- a CDS encoding methylmalonyl-CoA mutase family protein: MSDISAMKQQSFPIPSLEEWKQEVEKSLKGKPFEKLYSTTYENITIKPIYTRQDIESLAHVEQYPGFPGYVRGTKPNGYIREPWKVSQEISASSPTEWNEIVKHDLERGQTEIHIVLERLGFPVTSVDDIEAMFSGISLDKYSLRIDAGVQSLSFLALLAAYLQKQQIPFDSVRGTIGMDPVGALAEKGQLSTPLAALYDVMADVTKWAKENMQGVKTVIVRGEPYHNGGANTVQELAFAFATAVEYIRACLDRGLVIDAIAPQIHFSFAIGSNFFMEIAKLRAARLVWSNIVQAFGGSESSQKIAMHARTSYFTKTVYDPYVNMLRATVEAFAATIGGADSLHVSPFDEAIGRADEFSRRIARNTQLILLEEAHIANVIDPAGGSYYVETLTAQVAEEAWKLFQQIEEKGGIVKALQDGFVQAEVENVAEQRKNNVKKRKEKIVGTNFYANLAEAPVQKASENNENDEKQLSSSALNEENVAQLQAGFGEKRWIETAIFMAVRRATAQEIEAALKADEASVSVKPIKQWRLAEPFEQLRKASEAHLEKHGARPTVHLINIGSIPNYKARADFITGFFEAGGMAVVKSEGIHTAEKAVSEAINANGTHYIICGSDESYTDIVPAIAKALKQANSNVKLYVAGKQAPDVEQSFVQAGVDGFIHIGSNCYETIVSFMKEMGVDLNE, from the coding sequence TTGAGCGATATTTCAGCGATGAAGCAGCAGTCGTTTCCCATTCCAAGCCTCGAGGAATGGAAACAGGAAGTCGAGAAGTCGTTAAAAGGGAAGCCATTCGAAAAACTTTATTCGACTACATATGAAAATATCACGATTAAACCCATTTATACGCGTCAGGACATAGAGTCGCTTGCTCATGTCGAACAGTATCCAGGTTTTCCGGGCTATGTTCGCGGAACCAAGCCGAACGGATATATTCGCGAGCCGTGGAAGGTCAGCCAGGAAATTTCAGCTAGCAGTCCGACGGAGTGGAATGAAATCGTTAAACACGATTTGGAAAGAGGGCAAACAGAAATCCATATCGTGTTGGAACGGCTAGGTTTTCCGGTAACATCGGTTGACGATATCGAAGCCATGTTTTCCGGCATTTCTTTGGATAAATATTCGCTTCGCATCGATGCGGGGGTACAATCGCTTTCATTTTTGGCATTGCTTGCCGCCTATTTGCAAAAACAGCAAATACCATTTGACTCAGTGCGCGGAACGATTGGGATGGATCCAGTCGGTGCACTTGCGGAAAAAGGCCAGCTTTCAACCCCGCTTGCGGCATTGTATGACGTGATGGCCGATGTGACGAAATGGGCAAAAGAAAACATGCAGGGTGTAAAGACGGTCATTGTCCGCGGCGAACCGTACCATAACGGCGGGGCAAACACGGTTCAAGAATTAGCGTTTGCGTTCGCAACAGCGGTGGAATATATTCGTGCATGCTTGGACAGAGGATTGGTGATTGATGCCATTGCGCCGCAAATCCACTTTTCGTTTGCAATCGGTTCGAACTTTTTTATGGAAATCGCAAAGCTTCGCGCAGCAAGACTTGTTTGGTCCAACATCGTACAGGCGTTTGGCGGCAGCGAATCATCGCAAAAAATCGCGATGCATGCGCGCACGTCTTATTTTACGAAAACGGTTTACGATCCATATGTAAACATGCTTCGGGCGACGGTGGAAGCGTTCGCCGCAACCATTGGCGGCGCCGACAGTCTTCACGTCTCTCCGTTTGATGAAGCGATTGGACGCGCGGACGAATTTTCTCGAAGAATCGCCCGCAATACACAGCTTATTTTGTTGGAAGAAGCGCATATCGCCAATGTCATCGATCCGGCCGGCGGTTCGTACTATGTCGAAACATTGACGGCGCAAGTGGCGGAAGAGGCGTGGAAGCTGTTCCAGCAAATCGAAGAAAAAGGCGGTATCGTGAAAGCACTTCAAGACGGTTTTGTACAAGCAGAAGTGGAAAACGTCGCCGAACAGCGAAAAAATAATGTGAAAAAACGGAAAGAAAAGATTGTTGGAACGAACTTTTACGCCAACTTAGCGGAAGCGCCTGTGCAAAAAGCGAGTGAAAACAACGAAAACGATGAAAAACAACTATCTTCTTCCGCGCTAAACGAAGAAAACGTCGCGCAATTGCAAGCGGGATTCGGTGAAAAACGATGGATCGAGACAGCTATTTTTATGGCAGTTCGTCGAGCAACCGCTCAGGAAATCGAAGCGGCATTAAAAGCAGATGAAGCATCCGTAAGCGTCAAGCCGATCAAACAATGGCGCTTGGCTGAACCGTTTGAACAACTGCGCAAAGCTTCGGAAGCTCATCTTGAAAAACATGGAGCGCGTCCGACGGTGCATTTAATTAACATTGGCTCCATTCCAAACTATAAAGCACGCGCCGATTTTATTACCGGCTTTTTTGAAGCCGGCGGCATGGCAGTAGTGAAAAGCGAAGGGATACATACCGCTGAGAAAGCGGTGTCGGAAGCAATAAACGCAAACGGCACGCATTATATTATTTGCGGATCTGATGAAAGCTACACGGACATCGTTCCTGCCATCGCGAAAGCGTTAAAGCAAGCGAATTCAAATGTAAAGCTGTACGTGGCTGGAAAGCAAGCGCCGGATGTGGAACAATCATTCGTGCAAGCTGGCGTGGATGGTTTTATTCACATCGGTTCAAATTGTTATGAAACGATTGTATCGTTTATGAAGGAAATGGGGGTGGACCTCAATGAGTAA